One genomic segment of Hippoglossus hippoglossus isolate fHipHip1 chromosome 22, fHipHip1.pri, whole genome shotgun sequence includes these proteins:
- the ktn1 gene encoding kinectin isoform X6: protein MAVDIYDSQYLLILAPSLVIALMFLFFWLFMKETSYDEVLARQKRDLKLPPSRPDTRKKNEKKKSKKKESTSGGGSGGGGGESEEDMRDFDIADGANSSTLEGEEEPTPVATPDPSPPTPTPYVAAPVATEAPAGLRERKKKEKKAARAAAAAAAAAAAADAATAPSVEEPEVNGSKPVSRKAETPLAASKQSSPPSPQLEVQVQVQSAPVQAQTPPQISGKKERRKKQKTEHVDEQQPEVKAEQAPAPVKKEAPIVAETKVLDGATPTVTAGKKKNSAKKQKTEPDDAHVLADSAASANHQAAQNDDVPSKGSGKKQKNETDKENTEVKLKELLSGLSSLALSEAEAVSVLALLREKSPNALDAWHKSAARPDPAAQERERLLSTLQEEASIAKDKVKQLSQELQVEKQKTGRVEAMMREQRAAMEKELGGMQAKAQGSYQDNQTIQIKFQQVREQLESQITRLQQENGILRDAVSSATNQMESKNSAELNKLRSEYAGLMKELADNNGKLQQEEHQRKSLEVGYKQNVSQLEAQLQDAKRRWEELQNFLHSVNAERENLQASKQELHSQMLAAETEMNNKNKEIQTLHSSLTDAMVSKERLEQRVRELMEMSQHSMPDDSLQTRVQELMNENKGFQVQNETLQVQNENMQAQMSSQATHFSHIEELQKLLSEKELQRKSLEDSLNAERSSMASRETDMQAMHNDNMSMKAEVQNLQAQVSDQTASQLVLDQFQKSVREKEENMKTVEDLLEKGLIEVANKEEELKAVREEKEALKQEIESLKGQSAEQASSESIVEELQSKIQEKDVKLKSMEESLQAAQDGISTRDKTVESVEQHLATLQAEMEQLRQKEMADELTHSSGLAALQAEMDQLSQKCMTDELTNSAAHLQEHQDHLAAKEQQIQMLQAELEAQTKDMSEKMEQQLHTAGPNPELLAALSEKDQQVADLRGEVAELRDSLDLHRKKNNENETTLATFQAECRDVLHRLLPHVPLPTEQNHEEWLHKFEMTVAENSAAQSTPASGDSEGMAEKLKESEESQRILQKDCETYKKVLAETEGILQRLQNSVEQEESRWRVKLDVAQGEAGEMSQKVTALEQEIERLTDGADMENLRREKQHLESELERAERESATYVTEVRELKDLLTELQTRLDGSNTEAFRQNEELNLLKTQLTETLSKLEGEETERQKVAGDLHKAQQSLDLIQGELSNVTDNADGLIENSSPSSQGEAIDRKEKMAAGLNQTVRELQQLLQGVSRQLAKGQEGVADKDLPKV, encoded by the exons aTGGCGGTGGATATCTATGACTCTCAGTACCTGCTCATCCTGGCCCCTTCTCTGGTCATCGCCCTCATGTTCCTGTTCTTCTGGCTCTTCATGAAGGAAACCTCCTACGATGAGGTGCTGGCCAGGCAGAAACGTGACCTCAAGCTGCCACCATCCAGGCCAGACACTCGTaagaagaatgaaaagaagaagagcaagaagAAGGAAAGTACCAGCGGgggaggcagtggaggtggCGGAGGAGAGTCTGAAGAGGACATGCGAGACTTTGATATTGCTGATGGCGCCAACAGTTCCACTctagagggagaggaggaaccTACACCTGTGGCTACACCAGATCCTTCTCCACCAACTCCTACTCCTTATGTGGCTGCTCCGGTGGCAACTGAGGCTCCTGCCGgtctgagggagagaaagaagaaggagaaaaaggctgccagggctgctgcagctgcagctgccgccgctgctgcggCTGATGCAGCTACAGCTCCCTCCGTTGAGGAGCCAGAAGTGAACGGATCCAAGCCGGTCAGCCGCAAGGCAGAGACACCTCTGGCTGCTAGCAAACAGTCCAGCCCACCCTCTCCCCAGCTTGAGGTTCAGGTCCAGGTCCAATCTGCTCCTGTTCAGGCTCAGACACCTCCTCAGATCTCtgggaagaaggagaggaggaagaagcaaaaAACAGAGCATG TGGATGAGCAGCAGCCAGAGGTTAAAGCAGAGCAGGCTCCAGCACCAGTCAAGAAGGAAGCTCCCATTGTGGCTGAAACCAAAGTTCTGGATGGTGCAACCCCAACTGTTACTGctgggaagaagaagaactctGCCAAGAAGCAAAAAACCGAGCCTG ATGATGCCCACGTTCTGGCTGACTCAGCAGCTTCTGCCAACCACCAGGCTGCTCAAAACGACGATGTACCGTCCAAAGGGTCTGGCAAGAAACAGAAGAATGAGACTGACAAAG aGAACACAGAGGTGAAACTGAAGGAGCTGCTGTCTGGTCTGTCCAGCCTGGCTCTGTCAGAGGCTGAGGCCGTCAGTGTGCTGGCCCTCCTCAGGGAGAAGAGTCCCAATGCTTTGGATGCCTGGCACAAA TCTGCAGCCAGGCCTGACCCAGCTGCCCAGGAAAGAGAAAGACTGCTATCAACTCTCCAGGAGGAGGCCTCCATTGCCAAGGACAAAGTGAAACAACTCAGCCAG GAGCTTCAGGTGGAGAAGCAAAAGACAGGAAGGGTGGAGGCCATGATGAGAGAGCAACGTGCAGCCATGGAGAAAGAACTGGGTGGAATGCAGGCCAAGGCGCAGGGCAGCTACCAGGACAACCAGACCATTCAGATAAAG TTCCAACAGGTGAGGGAGCAGCTGGAAAGCCAGATCACTCGCCTGCAGCAGGAGAACGGCATCCTGAGGGACGCGGTCAGCTCGGCCACCAACCAGATGGAGAGCAA GAATTCAGCAGAGCTGAACAAGCTGCGTTCTGAGTACGCCGGTCTGATGAAAGAGCTGGCAGACAACAACGgcaagctgcagcaggaggagcaccAGAGGAAGTCACTGGAGGTCGGCTACAAGCAGAACGTGTCCCAGCTGGAG GCCCAACTGCAGGATGCCAAGAGACGCTGGGAAGAACTGCAGAACTTCCTCCACAGTGTCAAtgctgagagagagaatctTCAGGCCTCTAAACAAG aGCTTCACAGCCAGATGCTGGCAGCCGAGACAGAGATGAACAACAAGAACAAGGAGATCCAGACTCTACACAGCAGCCTGACAGACGCCATGGTCTCGAAGGAGCGGCTTGAGCAGAGAGTGAGGGAGCTTATGGAGATGTCCCAGCACAGTATGCCTGACGACTCACTGCAGACGCGTGTTCAG GAGCTTATGAATGAAAACAAGGGTTTCCAGGTCCAGAACGAGACACTGCAAGTCCAGAATGAGAATATGCAAGCCCAGATGTCTTCACAG GCTACTCATTTCTCTCACATTGAGGAGCTACAGAAgct ATTGTCTGAAAAGGAGTTGCAGAGGAAGAGTCTGGAGGATTCTCTAAATGCTGAGAGGAGCAGTATGGCCAGTAGAGAAACTGACATGCAG GCCATGCACAATGACAACATGTCAATGAAGGCAGAGGTTCAGAATCTGCAGGCACAGGTTTCTGATCAG ACTGCGTCCCAGCTGGTGTTGGACCAGTTCCAGAAGAG TGTCCgggaaaaagaggagaacaTGAAAACCGTAGAGGACCTGCTGGAGAAGGGGCTGATTGAAGTGGCCAACAAGGAGGAAGAGCTCAAG GCtgtaagagaagagaaggaggcaCTAAAACAAGAAATCGAGAGTCTTAAGGGACAATCGGCAGAACAG GCATCATCAGAGTCGATAGTGGAGGAGCTCCAGAGCAA GATCcaagagaaagatgtgaagctaAAATCAATGGAGGAGAGTTTACAGGCAGCACAAGATGGCATTTCTACCAGAGACAAGACAGTTGAG TCTGTGGAGCAGCATTTGGCCACCCTGCAGGCAGAAATGgagcagctgagacagaaagagatggCAGATGAGTTGACCCACTCATCTGGCTTGGCCGCCCTGCAGGCAGAAATGGACCAGCTGAGCCAGAAGTGTATGACAGATGAGTTGACCAACTCGGCTGCTCACCTCCAAGAACACCAGGATCA CCTCGCGGCGAAGGAACAGCAGATCCAGATGCTGCAAGCTGAGCTGGAGGCACAGACTAAAGACATGAGTGAGAAGATGGAGCAG CAGTTGCACACAGCAGGGCCAAACCCAGAGCTTCTTGCAGC GTTGTCAGAGAAGGATCAGCAGGTGGCAGATCTGCGGGGTGAGGTGGCGGAGCTGAGGGACTCGCTGGACCTGCATAGGAAGAAGAACAAC GAGAACGAGACAACGCTAGCAACATTTCAGGCCGAGTGTCGAGATGTTCTGCACAGACTTCTGCCCCATGTGCCTCTGCCCACTGAACAG AACCATGAGGAGTGGCTCCACAAATTTGAGATGACAGTAGCTGAAAACTCAGCTGCACAGTCCACCCCTGCATCAGGGGACTCTGAG GGCATGGCTGAGAAGCTGAAAGAATCTGAAGAATCCCAAAGGATCCTACAGAAAGACTGTGAGACGTACAAGAAGGTGTTGGCAGAGACG GAGGGTATCCTGCAACGCCTCCAGAACAGCGTGGAGCAGGAGGAGTCTCGCTGGAGGGTGAAGCTGGATGTCGCGCAGGGCGAAGCCGGAGAG ATGAGCCAGAAAGTCACAGCTTTGGAGCAGGAGATTGAGAGACTAACAGATGGAGCAGATATGGAAAAT ctgagaagagaaaagcagcattTGGAATCCGAGCTGGAGAGGGCGGAGCGTGAGAGCGCCACCTATGTGACAGAGGTTAGAGAG CTCAAAGATCTGTTGACTGAATTGCAGACCAGACTTGATGGCTCAAATACAGAGGCTTTCAGACAGAATGAGGAGCTGAATTTG CTGAAAACCCAGCTCACTGAGACTCTGTCCAAACTGGAGGGGGAAGAGACCGAGAGGCAAAAGGTGGCTGGTGATTTGCATAAG GCCCAGCAGTCTCTTGATCTGATTCAGGGGGAGCTCTCAAATGTGACGGACAATGCGGATGGCCTGATCGAGAATAGCAGTCCGTCATCACAGGGG GAGGCGATCGACAGAAAGGAGAAAATGGCTGCAGGTCTGAACCAGACAGTCCGAGAGCTACAGCAGTTGCTACAAGGCGTCAGCCGGCAACTCGCCAAGGGACAGGAAGGG
- the ktn1 gene encoding kinectin isoform X10, translated as MAVDIYDSQYLLILAPSLVIALMFLFFWLFMKETSYDEVLARQKRDLKLPPSRPDTRKKNEKKKSKKKESTSGGGSGGGGGESEEDMRDFDIADGANSSTLEGEEEPTPVATPDPSPPTPTPYVAAPVATEAPAGLRERKKKEKKAARAAAAAAAAAAAADAATAPSVEEPEVNGSKPVSRKAETPLAASKQSSPPSPQLEVQVQVQSAPVQAQTPPQISGKKERRKKQKTEHVDEQQPEVKAEQAPAPVKKEAPIVAETKVLDGATPTVTAGKKKNSAKKQKTEPDDAHVLADSAASANHQAAQNDDVPSKGSGKKQKNETDKENTEVKLKELLSGLSSLALSEAEAVSVLALLREKSPNALDAWHKSAARPDPAAQERERLLSTLQEEASIAKDKVKQLSQELQVEKQKTGRVEAMMREQRAAMEKELGGMQAKAQGSYQDNQTIQIKFQQVREQLESQITRLQQENGILRDAVSSATNQMESKNSAELNKLRSEYAGLMKELADNNGKLQQEEHQRKSLEVGYKQNVSQLEAQLQDAKRRWEELQNFLHSVNAERENLQASKQELHSQMLAAETEMNNKNKEIQTLHSSLTDAMVSKERLEQRVRELMEMSQHSMPDDSLQTRVQELMNENKGFQVQNETLQVQNENMQAQMSSQATHFSHIEELQKLLSEKELQRKSLEDSLNAERSSMASRETDMQAMHNDNMSMKAEVQNLQAQVSDQTASQLVLDQFQKSVREKEENMKTVEDLLEKGLIEVANKEEELKAVREEKEALKQEIESLKGQSAEQASSESIVEELQSKIQEKDVKLKSMEESLQAAQDGISTRDKTVESVEQHLATLQAEMEQLRQKEMADELTHSSGLAALQAEMDQLSQKCMTDELTNSAAHLQEHQDHLAAKEQQIQMLQAELEAQTKDMSEKMEQQLHTAGPNPELLAALSEKDQQVADLRGEVAELRDSLDLHRKKNNENETTLATFQAECRDVLHRLLPHVPLPTEQNHEEWLHKFEMTVAENSAAQSTPASGDSEGMAEKLKESEESQRILQKDCETYKKVLAETEGILQRLQNSVEQEESRWRVKLDVAQGEAGEMSQKVTALEQEIERLTDGADMENLRREKQHLESELERAERESATYVTEVRELKTQLTETLSKLEGEETERQKVAGDLHKAQQSLDLIQGELSNVTDNADGLIENSSPSSQGEAIDRKEKMAAGLNQTVRELQQLLQGVSRQLAKGQEGVADKDLPKV; from the exons aTGGCGGTGGATATCTATGACTCTCAGTACCTGCTCATCCTGGCCCCTTCTCTGGTCATCGCCCTCATGTTCCTGTTCTTCTGGCTCTTCATGAAGGAAACCTCCTACGATGAGGTGCTGGCCAGGCAGAAACGTGACCTCAAGCTGCCACCATCCAGGCCAGACACTCGTaagaagaatgaaaagaagaagagcaagaagAAGGAAAGTACCAGCGGgggaggcagtggaggtggCGGAGGAGAGTCTGAAGAGGACATGCGAGACTTTGATATTGCTGATGGCGCCAACAGTTCCACTctagagggagaggaggaaccTACACCTGTGGCTACACCAGATCCTTCTCCACCAACTCCTACTCCTTATGTGGCTGCTCCGGTGGCAACTGAGGCTCCTGCCGgtctgagggagagaaagaagaaggagaaaaaggctgccagggctgctgcagctgcagctgccgccgctgctgcggCTGATGCAGCTACAGCTCCCTCCGTTGAGGAGCCAGAAGTGAACGGATCCAAGCCGGTCAGCCGCAAGGCAGAGACACCTCTGGCTGCTAGCAAACAGTCCAGCCCACCCTCTCCCCAGCTTGAGGTTCAGGTCCAGGTCCAATCTGCTCCTGTTCAGGCTCAGACACCTCCTCAGATCTCtgggaagaaggagaggaggaagaagcaaaaAACAGAGCATG TGGATGAGCAGCAGCCAGAGGTTAAAGCAGAGCAGGCTCCAGCACCAGTCAAGAAGGAAGCTCCCATTGTGGCTGAAACCAAAGTTCTGGATGGTGCAACCCCAACTGTTACTGctgggaagaagaagaactctGCCAAGAAGCAAAAAACCGAGCCTG ATGATGCCCACGTTCTGGCTGACTCAGCAGCTTCTGCCAACCACCAGGCTGCTCAAAACGACGATGTACCGTCCAAAGGGTCTGGCAAGAAACAGAAGAATGAGACTGACAAAG aGAACACAGAGGTGAAACTGAAGGAGCTGCTGTCTGGTCTGTCCAGCCTGGCTCTGTCAGAGGCTGAGGCCGTCAGTGTGCTGGCCCTCCTCAGGGAGAAGAGTCCCAATGCTTTGGATGCCTGGCACAAA TCTGCAGCCAGGCCTGACCCAGCTGCCCAGGAAAGAGAAAGACTGCTATCAACTCTCCAGGAGGAGGCCTCCATTGCCAAGGACAAAGTGAAACAACTCAGCCAG GAGCTTCAGGTGGAGAAGCAAAAGACAGGAAGGGTGGAGGCCATGATGAGAGAGCAACGTGCAGCCATGGAGAAAGAACTGGGTGGAATGCAGGCCAAGGCGCAGGGCAGCTACCAGGACAACCAGACCATTCAGATAAAG TTCCAACAGGTGAGGGAGCAGCTGGAAAGCCAGATCACTCGCCTGCAGCAGGAGAACGGCATCCTGAGGGACGCGGTCAGCTCGGCCACCAACCAGATGGAGAGCAA GAATTCAGCAGAGCTGAACAAGCTGCGTTCTGAGTACGCCGGTCTGATGAAAGAGCTGGCAGACAACAACGgcaagctgcagcaggaggagcaccAGAGGAAGTCACTGGAGGTCGGCTACAAGCAGAACGTGTCCCAGCTGGAG GCCCAACTGCAGGATGCCAAGAGACGCTGGGAAGAACTGCAGAACTTCCTCCACAGTGTCAAtgctgagagagagaatctTCAGGCCTCTAAACAAG aGCTTCACAGCCAGATGCTGGCAGCCGAGACAGAGATGAACAACAAGAACAAGGAGATCCAGACTCTACACAGCAGCCTGACAGACGCCATGGTCTCGAAGGAGCGGCTTGAGCAGAGAGTGAGGGAGCTTATGGAGATGTCCCAGCACAGTATGCCTGACGACTCACTGCAGACGCGTGTTCAG GAGCTTATGAATGAAAACAAGGGTTTCCAGGTCCAGAACGAGACACTGCAAGTCCAGAATGAGAATATGCAAGCCCAGATGTCTTCACAG GCTACTCATTTCTCTCACATTGAGGAGCTACAGAAgct ATTGTCTGAAAAGGAGTTGCAGAGGAAGAGTCTGGAGGATTCTCTAAATGCTGAGAGGAGCAGTATGGCCAGTAGAGAAACTGACATGCAG GCCATGCACAATGACAACATGTCAATGAAGGCAGAGGTTCAGAATCTGCAGGCACAGGTTTCTGATCAG ACTGCGTCCCAGCTGGTGTTGGACCAGTTCCAGAAGAG TGTCCgggaaaaagaggagaacaTGAAAACCGTAGAGGACCTGCTGGAGAAGGGGCTGATTGAAGTGGCCAACAAGGAGGAAGAGCTCAAG GCtgtaagagaagagaaggaggcaCTAAAACAAGAAATCGAGAGTCTTAAGGGACAATCGGCAGAACAG GCATCATCAGAGTCGATAGTGGAGGAGCTCCAGAGCAA GATCcaagagaaagatgtgaagctaAAATCAATGGAGGAGAGTTTACAGGCAGCACAAGATGGCATTTCTACCAGAGACAAGACAGTTGAG TCTGTGGAGCAGCATTTGGCCACCCTGCAGGCAGAAATGgagcagctgagacagaaagagatggCAGATGAGTTGACCCACTCATCTGGCTTGGCCGCCCTGCAGGCAGAAATGGACCAGCTGAGCCAGAAGTGTATGACAGATGAGTTGACCAACTCGGCTGCTCACCTCCAAGAACACCAGGATCA CCTCGCGGCGAAGGAACAGCAGATCCAGATGCTGCAAGCTGAGCTGGAGGCACAGACTAAAGACATGAGTGAGAAGATGGAGCAG CAGTTGCACACAGCAGGGCCAAACCCAGAGCTTCTTGCAGC GTTGTCAGAGAAGGATCAGCAGGTGGCAGATCTGCGGGGTGAGGTGGCGGAGCTGAGGGACTCGCTGGACCTGCATAGGAAGAAGAACAAC GAGAACGAGACAACGCTAGCAACATTTCAGGCCGAGTGTCGAGATGTTCTGCACAGACTTCTGCCCCATGTGCCTCTGCCCACTGAACAG AACCATGAGGAGTGGCTCCACAAATTTGAGATGACAGTAGCTGAAAACTCAGCTGCACAGTCCACCCCTGCATCAGGGGACTCTGAG GGCATGGCTGAGAAGCTGAAAGAATCTGAAGAATCCCAAAGGATCCTACAGAAAGACTGTGAGACGTACAAGAAGGTGTTGGCAGAGACG GAGGGTATCCTGCAACGCCTCCAGAACAGCGTGGAGCAGGAGGAGTCTCGCTGGAGGGTGAAGCTGGATGTCGCGCAGGGCGAAGCCGGAGAG ATGAGCCAGAAAGTCACAGCTTTGGAGCAGGAGATTGAGAGACTAACAGATGGAGCAGATATGGAAAAT ctgagaagagaaaagcagcattTGGAATCCGAGCTGGAGAGGGCGGAGCGTGAGAGCGCCACCTATGTGACAGAGGTTAGAGAG CTGAAAACCCAGCTCACTGAGACTCTGTCCAAACTGGAGGGGGAAGAGACCGAGAGGCAAAAGGTGGCTGGTGATTTGCATAAG GCCCAGCAGTCTCTTGATCTGATTCAGGGGGAGCTCTCAAATGTGACGGACAATGCGGATGGCCTGATCGAGAATAGCAGTCCGTCATCACAGGGG GAGGCGATCGACAGAAAGGAGAAAATGGCTGCAGGTCTGAACCAGACAGTCCGAGAGCTACAGCAGTTGCTACAAGGCGTCAGCCGGCAACTCGCCAAGGGACAGGAAGGG